The genomic region GTTGGCCCGCCAGCGCGTTCGGGCAGCTCGGTGCGGGTGTCAGCCCGCAATTCATCTGCAGCATGATCGCGATGCGTGCCAATTATCTCTGTAACGGGTGCCAGAACGGCGTTGAAAGCGGATGGGAGCAGAGGCGCGGAGAGTTTTGGAATAGTCATGATTCACCCTTAGTGCAGACATTAAGATTTCCTGTAAAGGAGCCTTCATACATGTCCTTAGTGGATCATTGAAAAAAAATCGCGCGGTTAAACCTCGACCAAATAAGACAGCCCTCAAAAAACCGCAACTCAACGCGCTTGCACACTGCGAATATCAAGGGCTCAGTATATTTTCAACAATATGATACCAATACGCCTGTCGCCACTTAAGACACACACGCATCACTCTTTAAAGAATAAAAGAGAAAACCGAACGTAGTCTAAACCCCGACATTTCGTGAGATCCCGTGCTTGCGCAACTTTCTATAAAGCGTATTGCGGCTTAAACCCAGGCTTGCAGCCGTTTGTGTCATGTGCCAACCCTGCCGCTCCAGTGTGCCAAGCAGTACCAAGCGCTCCGCATCTTCCAGCGCCAGCCCGTTGTGGGTTCCCCTGGTCGGTTCGGTTCGGCCTTGACGCATTGTCGCGGGTAGATCTGCAACGCTGACCGTGCCGCTCTCGTTCAGCGCGACCAACGTGCGCAGCACTGTGCGCAACTGCCGCACATTGCCTGGCCAAGCGTACGCCAGCAGGGCTTGGCGAGCCTGGACGTCGAGTACAACAGGCTGCGTCCCGGCTTCCTGTGCCAATAAAAAGTCGAGCAATTGGGCTTTGTCACTGCGCTCGCGCAGCGGCGGCAGCTCAATCTCCAGACCGTTGAGCCGGTAGTACAGATCCTCGCGAAAGCTGCCGTCTTGCATGCGCTCGAGCAAATTTCGGTGTGTGGCGCTGATGATCCGCACATTCACAGCGTGCGGCTCACCGCCGATGGGCACCACCAGGCGATCCTCCAGCACTCTTAGCAGGCGCGTCTGCAACGCCAGCGGCATGTCGCCGATTTCGTCGAGAAACAGGGTGCCGCCATCGGCTTGTTGCAACTTGCCGCGCATGCCGTCTTTAAGGGCCCCAGTAAAACTGCCGCCGCGATAGCCGAACAATTCGCTTTCGATCAGGCTTTCCGGAATGGCGGCGCAGTTGAGGGCGATAAAAGGTTTATTGGCACGCTGGCTGGCCTGGTGTATGGCCTTGGCGAAAGCCTCCTTGCCGGAACCCGTCTCACCATTGACCAGCAGCGGAACGTCGCGCTCGAAGACTCGCAGCGCCTTGCGAAACTCATTTTGCAAGGCCGGGTCGGCCAGGCAGATGCCGGGCATGCGCGGCGGCTCGGGCGCCTTGAAGACGGGGGGCGGCACAGGGCGCGGCTGACCGCGCAACGCGGCGAACAAGTGCCGCCCGTCGCGGCTGCGTAACGGCCAACTCGCGGTGGCATTGGCACTGGCGCGACCGAACAGTTGGTCCAGGGAGCAGTCGAAAAACGCCTCCACCGGTTGCCCCAGCAAGCCCCCGCGCACTTGCCCCAGCAGGTTCAACGCACTCTGGTTGACCGCGCAAATGCGCCCTTCCCCATCGAACGCCAACAGCCCTTCACTGAACAGGCCCACCGACTCGGCCTGCAGGTGGAAACGCAACAGCCAGTGGTGCTCAAAATGGCGCAGGAAGTAGCAACTCTCAATCATCTTCGCCGACAGGTTCACCAGCGCCATGGTATGGAATTGGCTCTGGCGCGATACCGCTTCGCGTGCCGAGGACACATCGAGTACCGCCAGCAGCTCACCGTGGGGGTCGAACACCGGGCTTGCCGAGCAGGTCAGCCCGGTATGGCGGCCACGGAAGTGTTCATCGCGGTGAATGGTCAAGGACTGGCGCTCCACCAGGCAGGTGCCAATGCCGTTAGTGCCCTCGCAGGCTTCGCTCCAATCAGCGCCCAGCCATAGCCCGGCGCGCTCGAAAATCTTGCGTTCGGACGGCGCGGTAACGCAGTTGAGGATCACGCCCCGTGCGTCGGTGAGCAGAACCGCATGGCCGGCGCCGGAGAGCTGCTGATGCAGGCTGTTCATCTCGCTGCCGGCGATGTGCAGCACTTGGCGCAGGCGCTCGCGGCTTTCCAGCAGGCGGCCGTGTTCAAGCACCGTGGGGGCGATGGTCTGCGCAGGATCGAGGTGATAATCCTCCACGCAACGCAGCCAGGAACGAGCGATGGACGGATCGCTGCCCGGCCCCTGGGACAGCTCCTGTCCGCGGGTGACGGTCAAGACTTGCTGGGCATGGCGACTGAAATGATCGTTATGCATATTCTTATTATTCTCCCTGCGTGAGAGCGCCCAGCATCCCCCAGCCCTCTGCCCATTGCAATCCCGGGCCGACCCACCGGTCACAGGCTGTACCGTTTATGGCACAAACTGTCACAGCACCTGTACCACGAGGGTGACAACGACGCAGAGCGCCAACGCCCAACCCGTTGATTTGACTGGCCGGCGCTGCAGTGGCCCAACCTTTGCTCTACGCTTTATCACGCGCTTGTCGCGATGTACTCCAATAAACATAAAAGCAGGAGATGCCACCATGCGTTACGCACACCCCGGTACTGAAGGCGCGATCGTTTCGTTCAAGGCCAAGTACGGTAACTACATCGGCGGCGAATTCGTTGCGCCGGTCGATGGCAACTATTTCACCAACACCTCGCCGGTCAACGGCAAGCCTATCGCCGAATTCCCGCGCTCCACGGCCAAAGACATCGATAAAGCCCTGGACGCCGCCCACGCCGCCGCCGATGCCTGGGGCAAGACCTCGGCCCAGGACCGCTCCCTGGTGCTGCTGAAAATCGCCGACCGCATCGAACAGAACCTCGAGCTGCTGGCCATCACCGAAACCTGGGACAACGGCAAGGCCGTACGCGAAACCCTCAACGCCGACATCCCCCTGGCCGCCGACCACTTCCGCTACTTCGCCGGCTGCATCCGCGCCCAGGAAGGCAGCAGCGCCGAAATCAACGAACACACCGCCGCCTATCACTTCCACGAGCCGCTGGGCGTGGTCGGCCAGATCATCCCTTGGAACTTCCCGCTGCTGATGGCCGCATGGAAACTCGCCCCGGCCCTGGCCGCCGGCAACTGCGTGGTGCTCAAGCCCGCCGAGCAAACACCGCTGGGCATCAACGTGCTGATGGAAGTGATCGGCGACCTGCTGCCGCCGGGCGTACTCAACGTGGTACACGGTTTCGGCAAGGAGGCCGGCGAAGCCTTGGCCACCAGCAAGCGCATCGCCAAGATCGCCTTCACCGGCTCGACGCCTGTGGGCTCGCACATCATGCATGCGGCGGCTGAGAACATCATCCCGTCCACCGTCGAGCTGGGTGGCAAGTCGCCGAACATCTTCTTCGCCGACATCATGAAAGCCGAACCTGCATTTATCGAAAAAGCCGCCGAAGGCCTGGTGCTGGCGTTCTTCAACCAGGGCGAAGTATGCACCTGCCCATCTCGCGCACTGGTGGAAGAATCGATCTACGACGACTTCATGAAAGTAGTGATGAAGAAGGTCGAGTCGATCAAGCGTGGCGACCCGCTGGACACCGACACGATGGTCGGCGCCCAGGCCTCCGAGCAGCAGTTCGACAAAATCCTGTCCTACCTGGAAATCGCCAAGGGCGAAGGCGCGCAGCTGCTGACCGGCGGCAAGGTCGAGAAGCTGACGGGCGACCTCGCCACCGGCTATTACATCCAGCCGACCCTACTAAAGGGCACCAACGAAATGCGCGTGTTCCAGGAAGAAATCTTCGGCCCGGTGGTGAGCATCACCACCTTCAAGGACGAAGCCGAAGCCCTGGCGATTGCCAACGACACCGAGTTCGGCCTGGGCGCCGGCCTGTGGACCCGCGACATCAACCGCGCCTACCGTATGGGCCGGGCGATCAAGGCCGGCCGTGTGTGGACCAACTGCTACCACCTGTATCCGGCGCATGCCGCGTTTGGCGGTTACAAGAAGTCCGGCGTGGGCCGCGAGACCCACAAGATGATGTTGGATCACTACCAGCAGACCAAGAACCTGCTGGTGAGCTACGACATCAATCCACTGGGCTTCTTCTAACCCGCAACACCCTCCTACCTTTGAAACGCAATCAAAGGTGGGAGGGGCTTGCTCCCGATAGCAGAGTGTCAGTCGACATCTAAGTGACTGACCCTCTGCTATCGGGAGCAAGCCCCCTCCCACATTTGGATCTTCATAAGTATTTGCGATGCGCATTCGGCATACAGAGGCCGAGTTAAAACAATAAGAATGAAAGGTACTTCCCCATGCCTAGCGAACCCACTGGCTCTT from Pseudomonas synxantha harbors:
- a CDS encoding sigma-54-dependent Fis family transcriptional regulator, coding for MHNDHFSRHAQQVLTVTRGQELSQGPGSDPSIARSWLRCVEDYHLDPAQTIAPTVLEHGRLLESRERLRQVLHIAGSEMNSLHQQLSGAGHAVLLTDARGVILNCVTAPSERKIFERAGLWLGADWSEACEGTNGIGTCLVERQSLTIHRDEHFRGRHTGLTCSASPVFDPHGELLAVLDVSSAREAVSRQSQFHTMALVNLSAKMIESCYFLRHFEHHWLLRFHLQAESVGLFSEGLLAFDGEGRICAVNQSALNLLGQVRGGLLGQPVEAFFDCSLDQLFGRASANATASWPLRSRDGRHLFAALRGQPRPVPPPVFKAPEPPRMPGICLADPALQNEFRKALRVFERDVPLLVNGETGSGKEAFAKAIHQASQRANKPFIALNCAAIPESLIESELFGYRGGSFTGALKDGMRGKLQQADGGTLFLDEIGDMPLALQTRLLRVLEDRLVVPIGGEPHAVNVRIISATHRNLLERMQDGSFREDLYYRLNGLEIELPPLRERSDKAQLLDFLLAQEAGTQPVVLDVQARQALLAYAWPGNVRQLRTVLRTLVALNESGTVSVADLPATMRQGRTEPTRGTHNGLALEDAERLVLLGTLERQGWHMTQTAASLGLSRNTLYRKLRKHGISRNVGV
- a CDS encoding aldehyde dehydrogenase family protein, whose product is MRYAHPGTEGAIVSFKAKYGNYIGGEFVAPVDGNYFTNTSPVNGKPIAEFPRSTAKDIDKALDAAHAAADAWGKTSAQDRSLVLLKIADRIEQNLELLAITETWDNGKAVRETLNADIPLAADHFRYFAGCIRAQEGSSAEINEHTAAYHFHEPLGVVGQIIPWNFPLLMAAWKLAPALAAGNCVVLKPAEQTPLGINVLMEVIGDLLPPGVLNVVHGFGKEAGEALATSKRIAKIAFTGSTPVGSHIMHAAAENIIPSTVELGGKSPNIFFADIMKAEPAFIEKAAEGLVLAFFNQGEVCTCPSRALVEESIYDDFMKVVMKKVESIKRGDPLDTDTMVGAQASEQQFDKILSYLEIAKGEGAQLLTGGKVEKLTGDLATGYYIQPTLLKGTNEMRVFQEEIFGPVVSITTFKDEAEALAIANDTEFGLGAGLWTRDINRAYRMGRAIKAGRVWTNCYHLYPAHAAFGGYKKSGVGRETHKMMLDHYQQTKNLLVSYDINPLGFF